One window of the Rosa rugosa chromosome 3, drRosRugo1.1, whole genome shotgun sequence genome contains the following:
- the LOC133740318 gene encoding transcription factor RAX3-like, with product MGRAPCCDKASVKRGQWSPEEDEALKTYLETHGTGGNWIHLPQKAGLRRCGKSCRLRWLNYLRPDIKHGGFTEEEDNIICNLYTQMGSRWSYIAAQMPGRTDNDVKNYWNTKLKKRFFSKNSNASSLTLPCVPKLETNDEFQTQIPPTLMLSDYNSGLNAYDQSLSLKPNPLHNSKLTGLSQFGASSVSMSQDGSSVSDSSSIAAVDNGLLHGNSFINEDAAGISMDFGFGGLPYDVVNQMWFGEKANEVVHPTCSTSLDGDFFFC from the exons ATGGGAAGAGCTCCATGTTGTGACAAAGCTAGTGTCAAAAGAGGGCAATGGTCTCCTGAGGAAGATGAAGCTCTCAAGACTTACCTTGAGACTCATGGAACTGGTGGCAATTGGATTCATCTGCCTCAAAAAGCTG GGCTTAGGAGATGTGGGAAGAGCTGCCGTCTGCGGTGGTTGAACTATCTGAGGCCAGACATCAAACATGGAGGCTTCACTGAAGAGGAGGACAACATTATCTGTAACCTCTACACTCAAATGGGAAGCCG ATGGTCATACATAGCTGCTCAAATGCCTGGAAGAACAGACAATGATGTGAAGAACTATTGGAACACCAAATTGAAGAAGAGGTTTTTTAGCAAAAACTCAAATGCCTCCTCACTCACACTGCCTTGTGTTCCAAAACTTGAAACCAATGATGAGTTTCAGACCCAAATACCTCCCACATTGATGTTATCTGATTATAATTCTGGATTGAATGCCTATGATCAAAGTTTGAGCTTAAAGCCAAATCCATTACACAACTCCAAGCTCACGGGTTTATCACAATTTGGTGCAAGTTCTGTTTCAATGTCTCAAGATGGTTCGAGTGTTTCAGATTCGTCTTCAATTGCTGCAGTTGACAATGGTTTACTACATGGAAATAGCTTCATAAATGAGGATGCTGCTGGGATATCAATGGATTTTGGATTTGGAGGATTGCCTTATGATGTTGTCAATCAGATGTGGTTTGGAGAAAAAGCCAATGAAGTTGTTCACCCCACTTGCTCCACAAGTTTGGATGGTGATTTCTTTTTCTGCTGA
- the LOC133740319 gene encoding vacuolar protein sorting-associated protein 32 homolog 2-like: protein MFSKVFGKTKQEANPLPTLHKLNETLEMLEKKEKFLGKKAAAEVEKAKQFTQAKNRNSAIKCLKRKKLYEQQIEQLGNFQLRIHDQMIMLESANATTETVDALRSGTAVMKAMNKTTNIDDLEKTMDEINDQTESMKQIQEALSAPVGAAADFDEDELEAELEELEETELEEELIQPATTAPATSVSVNVPVGRQPTKPAPQRVNREEDELAALQAEMAL, encoded by the exons ATGTTTAGCAAAGTGTTTGGGAAAACCAAGCAGGAAGCTAATCCCCTGCCAACCTTACACAAATTAAATGAG ACACTTGAGATGctggagaagaaggagaagttCCTTGGGAAGAAGGCAGCTGCAGAGGTTGAGAAGGCAAAGCAATTTACGCAAGCAAAAAACCGAAATT CTGCAATAAAGTGTTTAAAGAGGAAGAAGCTTTATGAACAGCAAATTGAACAACTTGGAAATTTCCAACTGCGCATTCATGATCAG ATGATAATGCTGGAAAGTGCCAACGCTACAACAGAAACAGTTGATGCATTGAGAAGTGGAACAGCTGTAATGAAGGCCATGAACAAGACAAC AAATATTGATGATTTGGAGAAAACAATGGATGAGATCAATGACCAGACTGAAAGTATGAAACAGATTCAGGAGGCACTGTCGGCGCCTGTTGGTGCTGCAGCTGATTTTGATGAA GATGAATTGGAAGCAGAACTTGAAGAACTGGAAGAAACTGAGTTGGAGGAAGAGCTTATCCAACCAGCCACAACTGCTCCTGCAACTTCAGTTAGTGTAAATGTCCCGGTCGGCAGGCAGCCAACCAAACCAGCTCCTCAGAGAGTTAACCGTGAGGAAGATGAGCTCGCTGCATTACAGGCAGAGATGGCCCTTTGA
- the LOC133736612 gene encoding clathrin interactor EPSIN 1 — MDFMKVFDQTVREIKREVNLKVLKVPEMEQKVLDATDNEPWGPHGSALAEIAQATKKFSECQMVMNVLWTRLSETGKDWRLVYKSLAVIEYLVSHGSERAVDDIIEHTFQISSLSSFEYVEPSGKDMGINVRKKAETIVALLNNKDKIQEVRNKAAANQDKYFGLSSTGITYKSGSATSSSHSSGSYQSSDRYGGSSGVGSGDRFRDNYKDRDQYDEDKFEKKTSSRSRRGSRKDQDNVSSSVKKSSYKTNDSDKYSSNPSQTASVLSDDYEDDFDPRGTSTTKAAAGSSNQVDLFGQSLIGDLMDAPASVPEEKPGMNSGSSEVDLFADAAFVSAPPQAETEAFADATFVSAPTQADTEAFADATFVSAPPQKATGASSQTQNGVDLFASQPTISQSASSPVDLFAAPVPVMQPETKSTSPAPTNTNIVDPFAAVPLNSFDGSDFLGGFTSHSGSTFSEPSQSSANDASHSNLDRKSSADSKTPPKKDGFQVKSGIWADSLSRGLIDLNITGPKKVNLADVGIVGGLSDGADEREKGPPTSFYMGRAMGSGTGLGRSGLQGAGDDDFFSSLSSGQQYSYGGFQK; from the exons ATGGATTTCATGAAGGTGTTCGATCAAACTGTCCGGGAAAT AAAGAGGGAGGTGAATCTGAAGGTGTTGAAGGTTCCGGAGATGGAACAGAAG GTATTGGATGCAACGGATAATGAACCTTGGGGTCCTCATGGCTCTGCATTGGCAGAGATCGCACAGGCCACTAAGAAATT TTCGGAATGTCAGATGGTTATGAATGTTTTATGGACAAGATTGAGTGAGACAGGCAAGGACTGGCGTCTTGTCTATAAG TCATTGGCTGTCATAGAGTATCTGGTGTCACATGGATCGGAACGTGCTGTTGATGATATTATAGAACATACTTTCCAAATCTCA TCACTCTCAAGTTTTGAATATGTTGAGCCAAGTGGGAAGGATATGGGAATAAATGTGAGGAAGAAGGCTGAAACCATTGTggcccttttgaataataaagaTAAAATACAAGAAGTTAGAAATAAAGCTGCTGCAAACCAGGACAA GTACTTTGGACTTTCATCTACTGGGATAACATACAAGTCAGGTTCAGCGACTTCGTCCTCTCATAGTAGTGGCAGCTATCAAAGTAGCGATCGCTATGGAGGTTCAAGTGGTGTAGGATCTGGCGATAGGTTCAGGGATAACTATAAGGACAGAGACCAATATGATGAAGACAAGTTTGAGAAGAAAACCTCTAGTAGGTCACGCCGTGGCAGCAG AAAGGATCAGGATAATGTTTCATCCAGTGTTAAAAAGTCATCATATAAGACAAATGACTCTGATAAGTACAGTTCAAATCCCAGTCAGACCGCAAGTGTACTTTCAGATGATTATGAGGATGATTTTGATCCACGGGGGACTTCTACTACTA AGGCTGCTGCTGGAAGCTCAAACCAAGTGGATCTGTTTGGACAAAGTTTGATTGGTGATCTCATGGATGCTCCAGCATCTGTTCCCGAAGAGAAGCCCGGCATGAATAGTGGTTCATCAGAGGTTGATCTGTTTGCAGATGCAGCTTTTGTATCAGCACCACCACAGGCAGAAACGGAAGCATTTGCAGACGCAACTTTTGTATCAGCACCTACCCAGGCAGACACTGAAGCATTTGCAGATGCAACTTTTGTATCAGCACCACCCCAGAAAGCAACTGGAGCAAGTTCTCAAACTCAG AATGGTGTTGATCTATTTGCTTCCCAACCAACCATTTCTCAGTCGGCTTCTTCACCGGTTGACCTCTTTGCGGCCCCTGTTCCAGTTATGCAGCCAGAAACCAAGTCCACAAGTCCTGCACCGACAAACACCAACATTGTTGATCCCTTTGCTGCCGTTCCACTTAACAGTTTTGATGGATCTGATTTCTTGGGGGGATTCACCTCTCACTCTGGTTCAACGTTTTCAGAACCTTCCCAAAGTTCTGCCAATGATGCCAGCCACAGTAATTTGGATAGAAAATCTTCAGCCGACTCAAAGACACCACCCAAGAAGGATGGTTTCCAGGTGAAATCTGGCATTTGGGCTGATTCACTTAGCCGTGGACTGATTGATCTTAATATAACTGGTC CCAAGAAGGTGAATCTGGCGGATGTGGGGATTGTGGGTGGATTGAGTGACGGAGCAGATGAAAGGGAGAAAGGACCACCAACTTCTTTTTACATGGGTAGAGCAATGGGATCAGGGACGGGCCTCGGAAGATCTGGATTACAGGGAGCTGGAGATGATGACTTCTTCTCGAGTCTCAGTAGCGGTCAACAGTATTCATATGGTGGTTTTCAAAAGTAG
- the LOC133736613 gene encoding uncharacterized protein LOC133736613: MASSPSPYQTQVPLSPDPGEIPVIHETQFPWVPVQIVTHPSQLPAEFLEPSADRPLVIGFDCEGVDLCRNGTLCIMQLAFPEAIYLVDAIQGGEMLIQACKPALESSHVTKVIHDCKRDSEALYFQFGIKLNNVVDTQIAYSLIEEQEGRKRLPDDYISFVGLLADPRYCGVSYLEKEEVRFLLRQDPNFWTYRPLSEQMVRAAADDVRFLPYIYCRMMGKLNQQSLWYLAVRGALYCRCFCITNNDFSDWPPLPTIPDNLLVEGSAPEEEILSVLDVPPGKMGRVIGKRGTSILSIKESCDAEILMGGDKGPPDKVFIIGPVKQVRKAEAMLRGRMLDMY; the protein is encoded by the exons AtggcttcttcaccttctcccTACCAGACACAGGTTCCTCTTTCGCCGGACCCAG GTGAAATACCCGTAATTCATGAAACCCAGTTCCCATGGGTGCCTGTTCAGATAGTGACTCATCCATCTCAGCTTCCTGCTGAGTTTCTGGAGCCTTCTGCTGACAGGCCATTGGTGATTGGGTTTGACTGCGAGGGAGTTGACCTGTGTCGAAATGGAACACTCTGTATCATGCAG CTTGCATTTCCAGAGGCTATATATCTGGTGGATGCCATTCAGGGAGGGGAGATGCTTATACAAGCCTGTAAGCCTGCACTTGAGTCTAGCCACGTCACAAAAGTTATTCATGACTGCAAGCGAGACAGTGAG GCCTTGTATTTTCAGTTCGGCATCAAGTTGAACAATGTTGTAGATACCCAG ATTGCTTATTCGTTGATAGAAGAGCAAGAAGGTCGGAAAAGATTACCAGATGATTATATATCATTCGTTGGCCTCCTTGCTGATCCACGTTATTGTG GAGTATCTTATCTCGAGAAGGAAGAAGTCCGTTTTCTTCTTAGGCAG GACCCCAACTTTTGGACGTATAGACCTTTATCTGAACAGATGGTTCGTGCAGCTGCAGATGATGTTCGCTTTCTTCCATATATCTATTGCAGGATGATGGGGAAATTGAATCAACAGTCATTATGGTATCTTGCTGTTCGTGGTGCACTTTATTGTCGATGTTTTTGCATCACCAATAATGACTTTTCTGACTGGCCACCTCTCCCTACCATTCCAG ATAACCTACTAGTGGAGGGCAGTGCGCCCGAGGAAGAAATCCTTTCGGTTCTTGATGTTCCCCCAGGAAAAATGGGACGTGTAATTGGGAAAAGAGGGACTTCCATTCTGTCAATAAAAGAATCCTGCGA TGCGGAAATCCTCATGGGAGGTGATAAGGGCCCACCAGACAAG GTGTTCATCATAGGACCAGTGAAGCAGGTGAGGAAAGCAGAAGCCATGTTAAGGGGAAGGATGCTGGACATGtactaa